The proteins below come from a single Necator americanus strain Aroian chromosome V, whole genome shotgun sequence genomic window:
- a CDS encoding hypothetical protein (NECATOR_CHRV.G18079.T4): protein MILSAILLGFADDVLDLKWRHKLAFPTLSSLPVLMVYYVSGGSTTVVIPSIIRSLLTPIVPSWISPSIPSSINIHFLYYIFMCMVVVFCTNAINILAGVNGLESGQALVVAMSVVIFNLIQVSRLEDQQWDHLLSLYFLIPFLACTLALYQFNKYPARVFVGDTFCYWAGMTLAVVSILGHFSKTMILFLIPQVFNFLYSIPQLFKLVPCPRHRLPRFDPETDTVGMSKAEFKESDLKMLGKLALRLFSSFGLLHSRSFERDGERWQEINNLTILNLSTTNLTTMDRSSSVVHEYRRDQPRMGRKLLAFHRVTNCIVKDIWKLHLYSFDSWRDPNTVNFVILPSRRSDSSVGCRVCTLSSRG, encoded by the exons ATGATCCTTTCAG CGATTTTGTTGGGATTTGCTGATGATGTTCTTGACTTGAAATGGCGTCACAAACTAGCTTTTCCTACTCTTTCTTCGTTACCTGTGCTCATGGTGTATTATGTCTCAG gCGGGTCAACAACAGTGGTGATTCCTTCGATAATACGTTCCCTTCTCACACCGATTGTTCCGTCATGGATTTCTCCGAGTATACCCTCGTCAATCAATATCCATTtcctatattatatttttatgtgcATGGTTGTCGTCTTCTGCACAAATGCGATCAACATTCTAGCAG GTGTGAATGGTCTTGAAAGCGGGCAAGCTCTCGTCGTCGCCATGAGTGTGGTGATCTTCAACTTAATACAA GTCAGTCGTCTTGAAGACCAACAGTGGGACCATTTATTGTCTCTTTACTTCCTTATTCCCTTTCTAGCCTGTACACTGGCTCTTTACCAATTTAACAAG taTCCAGCACGAGTATTCGTTGGTGACACATTTTGCTACTGGGCAGGAATGACTTTAGCTGTTGTTTCAATTCTCGGTCATTTCAGTAAGACTATGATTCTATTCCTAATTCCACAG gtttttaatttcttatatTCAATACCTCAGCTGTTCAAATTGGTGCCATGTCCCAGGCATCGTTTACCTCGTTTCGATCCAGAAACTGACACG GTGGGTATGAGCAAGGCTGAGTTCAAAGAGTCAGACTTGAAGATGCTGGGGAAATTGGCTCTCAGATTATtctcttcctttggtttaTTACACAGCAGGTCATTTGAAAGAGATGGAGAACG GTGGCAAGAAATCAACAATCTAACTATTTTGAACTTG AgcaccacgaatttgacgacAATGGATAGAAGTAGCAGCGTAGTGCACGAATATAGGCGCGATCAG CCGAGGATGGGGAGAAAATTGCTTGCATTCCATCGCGTAACTAATTGCATCGTAAAGGACATC TGGAAACTACATCTCTATAGCTTcgattcgtggagagatcccaataccgtcaattttgtgatattgCCTTCAAG AAGATCTGACAGCTCTGTCGGATGCCGTGTTTGCACTCTCTCAAGCCGAGGCTAG
- a CDS encoding hypothetical protein (NECATOR_CHRV.G18079.T1) translates to MTGVSIAVNVILSIFGYLACGGLILEYIPIFIKRKMYGNDQCKKSNDPIPEPMGVICAAVYLIILSFFLSCMILSAILLGFADDVLDLKWRHKLAFPTLSSLPVLMVYYVSGGSTTVVIPSIIRSLLTPIVPSWISPSIPSSINIHFLYYIFMCMVVVFCTNAINILAGVNGLESGQALVVAMSVVIFNLIQVSRLEDQQWDHLLSLYFLIPFLACTLALYQFNKYPARVFVGDTFCYWAGMTLAVVSILGHFSKTMILFLIPQVFNFLYSIPQLFKLVPCPRHRLPRFDPETDTVGMSKAEFKESDLKMLGKLALRLFSSFGLLHSRSFERDGERWQEINNLTILNLVLKFAGPLHEKTLTNVLLSIQIICSLFAFFVRFYLASWLYDVVY, encoded by the exons GCGGTTAATGTAATCCTATCTATATTTGGATATTTAGCATGTGGAGGACTTATTCTAGAGTACATACCCATATTTATCAAGAGAAAGATGTATGGAAACGACCAATGCAAG aaaagCAATGACCCAATCCCGGAACCTATGGGTGTGATTTGTGCTGCAGTGTATCTGATT ATCTTATCATTCTTCCTCTCATGTATGATCCTTTCAG CGATTTTGTTGGGATTTGCTGATGATGTTCTTGACTTGAAATGGCGTCACAAACTAGCTTTTCCTACTCTTTCTTCGTTACCTGTGCTCATGGTGTATTATGTCTCAG gCGGGTCAACAACAGTGGTGATTCCTTCGATAATACGTTCCCTTCTCACACCGATTGTTCCGTCATGGATTTCTCCGAGTATACCCTCGTCAATCAATATCCATTtcctatattatatttttatgtgcATGGTTGTCGTCTTCTGCACAAATGCGATCAACATTCTAGCAG GTGTGAATGGTCTTGAAAGCGGGCAAGCTCTCGTCGTCGCCATGAGTGTGGTGATCTTCAACTTAATACAA GTCAGTCGTCTTGAAGACCAACAGTGGGACCATTTATTGTCTCTTTACTTCCTTATTCCCTTTCTAGCCTGTACACTGGCTCTTTACCAATTTAACAAG taTCCAGCACGAGTATTCGTTGGTGACACATTTTGCTACTGGGCAGGAATGACTTTAGCTGTTGTTTCAATTCTCGGTCATTTCAGTAAGACTATGATTCTATTCCTAATTCCACAG gtttttaatttcttatatTCAATACCTCAGCTGTTCAAATTGGTGCCATGTCCCAGGCATCGTTTACCTCGTTTCGATCCAGAAACTGACACG GTGGGTATGAGCAAGGCTGAGTTCAAAGAGTCAGACTTGAAGATGCTGGGGAAATTGGCTCTCAGATTATtctcttcctttggtttaTTACACAGCAGGTCATTTGAAAGAGATGGAGAACG GTGGCAAGAAATCAACAATCTAACTATTTTGAACTTGGTACTGAAATTTGCTGGGCCGTTACATGAAAAAACGCTCACTAATGTTTTACTTTCCATCCAAATTATTTGTTCgttgtttgcattttttgttaGGTTCTATTTGGCGTCCTGGTTATACGATGTTGTTTACTGA
- a CDS encoding hypothetical protein (NECATOR_CHRV.G18079.T3), translating into MILSAILLGFADDVLDLKWRHKLAFPTLSSLPVLMVYYVSGGSTTVVIPSIIRSLLTPIVPSWISPSIPSSINIHFLYYIFMCMVVVFCTNAINILAGVNGLESGQALVVAMSVVIFNLIQVSRLEDQQWDHLLSLYFLIPFLACTLALYQFNKYPARVFVGDTFCYWAGMTLAVVSILGHFSKTMILFLIPQVFNFLYSIPQLFKLVPCPRHRLPRFDPETDTVGMSKAEFKESDLKMLGKLALRLFSSFGLLHSRSFERDGERWQEINNLTILNLSTTNLTTMDRSSSVVHEYRRDQLRFVERSQYRQFCDIAFKKI; encoded by the exons ATGATCCTTTCAG CGATTTTGTTGGGATTTGCTGATGATGTTCTTGACTTGAAATGGCGTCACAAACTAGCTTTTCCTACTCTTTCTTCGTTACCTGTGCTCATGGTGTATTATGTCTCAG gCGGGTCAACAACAGTGGTGATTCCTTCGATAATACGTTCCCTTCTCACACCGATTGTTCCGTCATGGATTTCTCCGAGTATACCCTCGTCAATCAATATCCATTtcctatattatatttttatgtgcATGGTTGTCGTCTTCTGCACAAATGCGATCAACATTCTAGCAG GTGTGAATGGTCTTGAAAGCGGGCAAGCTCTCGTCGTCGCCATGAGTGTGGTGATCTTCAACTTAATACAA GTCAGTCGTCTTGAAGACCAACAGTGGGACCATTTATTGTCTCTTTACTTCCTTATTCCCTTTCTAGCCTGTACACTGGCTCTTTACCAATTTAACAAG taTCCAGCACGAGTATTCGTTGGTGACACATTTTGCTACTGGGCAGGAATGACTTTAGCTGTTGTTTCAATTCTCGGTCATTTCAGTAAGACTATGATTCTATTCCTAATTCCACAG gtttttaatttcttatatTCAATACCTCAGCTGTTCAAATTGGTGCCATGTCCCAGGCATCGTTTACCTCGTTTCGATCCAGAAACTGACACG GTGGGTATGAGCAAGGCTGAGTTCAAAGAGTCAGACTTGAAGATGCTGGGGAAATTGGCTCTCAGATTATtctcttcctttggtttaTTACACAGCAGGTCATTTGAAAGAGATGGAGAACG GTGGCAAGAAATCAACAATCTAACTATTTTGAACTTG AgcaccacgaatttgacgacAATGGATAGAAGTAGCAGCGTAGTGCACGAATATAGGCGCGATCAG CTTcgattcgtggagagatcccaataccgtcaattttgtgatattgCCTTCAAG AAGATCTGA